In Paenibacillus ihbetae, the following are encoded in one genomic region:
- a CDS encoding extracellular solute-binding protein gives MIKKKKSAVLTAILGFTLALSACGGGGGTGTNTPSATPSDPPATTPAENGGDKGTQGGEKPGLRMIMQYGLFDPKTEYVAKYIEERTGYKVEYELLPAENADEKLNLLVSSKDNYDLVKLNAPQFYNLASAGALEPIDELLESHGNYITQSIKPESFGSATIDGKIYGIPETGSGVSVGEALVVRQDWMDELGLSTPTNTDELYTVLKTIKEKKNVIPLTMSKESASLYGDIATTFGILTDWKEVDGKLVHRAEQPEMKEYITYMNKLYKEGLLDTEMPVNTAQKSIEKFSGGKAAMYKLAWWNAGTTIAALKKNFPEAKTSVIPYLKGKDGKAVVGAKANTTWYIAILKSSKNKEAAMDFLNAKMEPETFKGIAIGEEGVHHEVKDDKYYPILPKFNDDLNNASAFLTGVDEEKYPIYWQARVRKDPILQEHFETFQKNAEGLIVVDPMSPAPPIDAVSKNFLKLTTLLDDNVLQFISGAKPIDSYDQFLAQWRAEGGADMVAAANEWFQSTK, from the coding sequence ATGATTAAGAAGAAAAAATCCGCTGTGCTTACCGCGATTCTCGGCTTTACGCTGGCATTGTCCGCCTGCGGTGGGGGAGGCGGAACGGGGACGAACACGCCGTCGGCGACACCGTCCGATCCGCCGGCCACGACTCCTGCGGAGAACGGCGGCGATAAAGGAACTCAAGGGGGCGAGAAGCCGGGACTGCGCATGATCATGCAGTACGGATTGTTTGACCCGAAGACCGAGTATGTAGCGAAATATATCGAAGAGCGAACCGGCTACAAAGTGGAGTATGAGCTGCTTCCGGCCGAGAACGCGGATGAGAAGCTGAACCTGCTCGTATCGAGCAAAGACAATTATGATCTGGTGAAGCTGAATGCCCCCCAGTTCTATAACCTGGCCTCTGCCGGAGCATTGGAGCCGATTGACGAGCTGCTGGAATCCCACGGCAATTATATTACGCAATCGATCAAACCAGAGTCTTTTGGAAGCGCCACCATCGACGGGAAGATCTACGGTATTCCTGAAACTGGTTCAGGGGTAAGCGTTGGTGAAGCGTTAGTGGTCAGACAAGACTGGATGGATGAATTGGGGCTGTCCACGCCTACGAACACCGATGAGCTTTATACTGTGCTGAAGACGATTAAAGAGAAGAAAAATGTCATACCGCTCACAATGAGCAAAGAGTCCGCTTCTCTTTATGGCGACATCGCTACGACTTTTGGCATTTTGACCGATTGGAAGGAAGTCGATGGCAAGTTGGTTCACCGTGCTGAACAGCCAGAGATGAAGGAATATATTACGTACATGAATAAATTGTACAAAGAAGGTCTGTTGGATACCGAAATGCCGGTTAATACGGCTCAGAAATCGATCGAGAAATTCTCAGGTGGTAAAGCAGCGATGTATAAGCTTGCCTGGTGGAATGCCGGAACGACAATTGCCGCGCTGAAGAAGAACTTCCCAGAGGCAAAAACGAGTGTTATCCCTTATCTGAAGGGGAAGGACGGTAAAGCGGTTGTCGGCGCGAAAGCCAATACGACCTGGTATATCGCAATCCTGAAATCCTCGAAGAACAAGGAAGCGGCCATGGATTTCCTGAATGCCAAGATGGAGCCGGAGACGTTCAAGGGCATCGCGATCGGCGAGGAAGGCGTGCACCATGAAGTGAAGGACGACAAATACTATCCGATCCTGCCGAAATTCAATGACGACCTGAACAATGCCAGCGCCTTCCTGACCGGGGTGGATGAAGAGAAATACCCAATATATTGGCAGGCTCGCGTCCGCAAAGATCCGATCCTGCAAGAGCATTTCGAAACCTTCCAGAAAAATGCCGAGGGCCTAATCGTTGTAGATCCGATGTCGCCAGCCCCGCCGATCGACGCGGTATCGAAGAATTTCCTGAAGCTGACGACGCTGCTGGATGACAATGTGCTGCAATTCATTTCGGGAGCGAAGCCGATTGATTCCTATGATCAATTCCTCGCACAGTGGAGAGCGGAAGGCGGAGCCGATATGGTGGCCGCAGCCAATGAATGGTTTCAATCGACGAAGTAA
- a CDS encoding ABC transporter permease — protein sequence MKPAIEPTKTPDGSAAPRIQSKQRRGYWGKLGTDIWKEWDLYLLLVPGILFLLLFKYTPMYGITIAFKDFNIFTGFADSPWVGWKHFEKLFTSPDFAQVFKNTVIISFLKIVILFPLPIIIALMLNELRNMMFKRTVQTVIYLPHFLSWVIVGGLFIDLLSTNGGIVNKLLVSMGMEPIAFFLDNSVFRSVLITSAGWKETGWSTIVYLAAFTMIDPMLYEAAKIDGAGRWKQLWHITLPGIAPIIILMFILRLGNVLEAGTEQILVMYNPVVYQVSDVIGTYVYRMGLGNQDYSFSTAVGLFEAVISFTLVIVGNAMSRKYLQRGIW from the coding sequence ATGAAACCCGCAATCGAACCAACGAAGACGCCGGACGGTTCGGCAGCGCCGCGCATCCAGTCCAAACAGAGAAGAGGGTACTGGGGCAAGCTGGGGACCGATATTTGGAAAGAGTGGGATCTTTATTTGCTGCTCGTGCCGGGAATTTTGTTCCTGCTGTTGTTCAAATATACGCCGATGTACGGCATTACGATCGCATTTAAAGATTTCAACATATTCACAGGATTTGCCGATAGCCCGTGGGTGGGATGGAAGCACTTCGAGAAGCTGTTTACGTCGCCGGATTTTGCCCAGGTATTCAAAAACACGGTCATTATCAGCTTCCTGAAAATCGTCATCCTGTTCCCCCTCCCCATCATCATCGCCCTGATGCTGAATGAGCTGAGGAATATGATGTTTAAGCGCACGGTGCAGACCGTGATCTACCTTCCGCACTTTTTGTCCTGGGTTATCGTTGGCGGATTGTTCATCGATTTGCTCTCGACGAATGGCGGGATCGTAAATAAATTGCTGGTCAGCATGGGCATGGAGCCGATCGCCTTTTTCTTGGACAACAGCGTATTCCGGAGCGTGCTCATTACGTCGGCGGGCTGGAAGGAAACGGGCTGGAGCACGATCGTCTATCTGGCTGCCTTCACGATGATTGATCCGATGCTGTACGAAGCGGCCAAAATCGATGGAGCCGGAAGATGGAAGCAGCTGTGGCATATCACGCTGCCCGGTATCGCGCCGATCATTATCCTGATGTTCATCCTCCGCCTCGGCAATGTGCTGGAGGCCGGAACCGAGCAGATTCTCGTCATGTACAACCCGGTCGTGTATCAGGTATCCGATGTCATCGGAACCTACGTTTACCGGATGGGTCTAGGCAACCAGGATTACAGCTTCTCCACAGCGGTCGGGCTGTTTGAAGCGGTGATCTCCTTTACGCTCGTGATCGTCGGGAACGCGATGAGCCGAAAATACTTGCAGCGCGGGATTTGGTAA
- a CDS encoding S-layer homology domain-containing protein, which produces MNRMFRRRLSLLLGLSLIFSLLAPAAMPLYADTVPGDPGGGGASPEPVTFVAKDGTELELTDINVSGASLEGKNDYLALYTSGSGVTNAVYDKEIWVPTLHVAVAVDANGTVQTVVGPDSDPPTGWDPDMRLPVPEGGYVVLTGKTADWDTSTYQKTLFQHFREGEQATLMRAGAEVKAGDFLPDPPGPDPDPLPPELYLITEDGMLVDIPVVEVAGFVANLPADQDAVVTVDGEEAELSAEGMFRMNVYLEPGANPITVKLIIGGNELASTKINVVYEPIENQDYIEVEAAPKDITIDIEGPRKKLDYIDKDVTGIPNIVALFTRDFGTSITVPQTNVAVQVDANNRVLQVINPSINGKPPVWTGPTELEIPEGGYVLMAQDNSYTGNNIKRYLAENFKVGDVIKLRKNGEVVQVRDLMSGNGAIARLKLDNAQMYTVTEGSTVISGKIDNIDDVNAIKLLVNGTEVPFGADGTFTYNYSLTAGINYIEVLVLKNGIEQDKQELAVFARPGFSSEKEVILWVDQASNVRKFQSSEQVREFLERAKDTGVTSIALDVKGVEGYVSYKKNDLTGRPYVSEIKAPEKAGASPDLDLLQEFIDHGHALGLKIHAAINVFAEGSIAHNEYAVLNDHLDWEERVYFAENNGEIKRLRESNKQGLVAFVNPANDEVRDYQLKTFEEIIKNYDVDGIVHDRSRYDNEGADFSEETRVKFEQFLQAQGKQLTNWPNDIFYYENNVRVYGPLIQEWWEFRSGTIQSFFREVKELADSYEATKGKTIQVSSYVGSWYETYYLNGVNWGSKNFRYHPALGMPDESVYTPDYYETGYIEYLDFLMIGAYQTTSQEIQKYITLGNIVTNGEIPLYAGIAMNNVQAPAVQREVFQAGLKNTNGLMLFDASQVNWPIAKAALQDREWVKDYQLGMSLPNSPDTFLEGNYYNVNRIEGNINVMTEAFGYSTGTNRFGVEVVVDNTGQVTKVVNRNQAIKWSWGSPEENNSVIPQGGFVISTLDPSGTRTLRQLVANAYNTGDQVRSAVLSGLMDDEGKETRDSQLQLEGQVEVLGPGKATVNVNGGEASVSTNGKFTAAVPLATGVNSVTVDVYVDNYKTNSKTFEVIRTSTGGGGSNPGNPGNPGGGSGGEPPIPPKPEEPRLNIKKETGADGRTVVTADANEKRMLADIEQLRKQTAPSRVLAYAFDEAADSIVLNLPAKGISTAAAELQGGSITVESTFGKLELPIQVLREMLQQQGNADTLQIRVGSAAKAEEDAISKALRQGASKLGASLELSFAWKQGDTVKPITAWKGAPAKFTKPLSGSANASATSILRWDSAAGKLYFVPAIIRPAHAEFRFRESGIYTAAAYEKTFADVKNHWSNEDVSLLASKHVIEGLSESRFGPNEQVTRAQFTAMLVRALGLKEQADDAGFRDVGADAWYASAVATAVEHGLIEGFNSGEFRPNDRITREHMSVLLVRAMKLAGTELEAVDPGSVLEGFKDRDSIAGWSEEAVSAIVHSGIMKGRGSERFAPDAESTRAEGAAVLARMLEMAGYMNR; this is translated from the coding sequence ATGAATCGTATGTTTCGGAGGAGGCTGTCTTTGCTGCTCGGCCTTTCGCTGATCTTCTCTTTGCTGGCTCCTGCGGCGATGCCGCTATATGCCGATACCGTCCCGGGCGATCCGGGAGGGGGCGGGGCGAGTCCTGAGCCCGTCACGTTCGTGGCAAAGGATGGAACCGAGCTGGAGTTGACCGACATTAATGTCAGCGGCGCTTCGCTGGAAGGAAAGAACGATTATTTGGCGCTGTATACCAGCGGCTCCGGGGTCACCAACGCGGTATATGACAAGGAAATCTGGGTGCCGACGCTGCATGTCGCCGTCGCTGTGGATGCAAACGGAACAGTGCAGACGGTGGTAGGTCCGGATAGCGATCCTCCTACAGGGTGGGACCCGGATATGCGTTTGCCGGTACCGGAAGGCGGGTATGTGGTCCTGACGGGGAAGACGGCAGACTGGGATACGTCTACGTACCAAAAAACGCTGTTCCAGCATTTCCGGGAAGGCGAGCAAGCGACGCTCATGCGCGCAGGAGCTGAGGTCAAGGCCGGGGACTTCCTGCCGGATCCGCCAGGACCGGATCCCGATCCTTTGCCTCCGGAGCTGTATCTGATTACGGAGGACGGTATGCTCGTCGATATCCCTGTCGTGGAGGTAGCGGGCTTTGTGGCTAACCTGCCGGCAGATCAGGATGCCGTCGTTACCGTGGACGGCGAGGAAGCCGAGCTGTCGGCGGAAGGAATGTTCCGGATGAACGTGTATCTGGAGCCTGGGGCCAACCCGATCACCGTAAAGCTGATCATCGGCGGGAATGAGCTGGCTTCGACGAAGATAAACGTGGTTTATGAGCCAATCGAAAATCAAGATTATATCGAGGTCGAAGCGGCCCCGAAGGATATTACGATCGACATTGAGGGTCCGCGCAAGAAACTGGACTATATTGATAAAGATGTAACCGGTATCCCGAACATCGTGGCTTTGTTTACGAGGGACTTCGGCACGTCTATCACGGTTCCGCAGACGAATGTCGCGGTTCAGGTGGATGCCAACAACCGGGTGCTGCAGGTCATCAACCCTTCCATCAACGGCAAGCCGCCGGTGTGGACGGGGCCGACGGAGCTTGAAATTCCCGAAGGCGGCTACGTGCTGATGGCACAGGACAACAGCTACACTGGCAACAACATCAAGCGTTATTTGGCCGAAAATTTCAAGGTGGGAGACGTTATCAAGCTGCGCAAGAACGGCGAGGTCGTTCAGGTGCGGGATCTGATGAGCGGCAACGGCGCCATTGCCCGGCTTAAGCTCGATAACGCGCAGATGTATACAGTGACGGAGGGCAGTACGGTCATATCGGGCAAGATCGACAACATAGACGACGTGAATGCGATCAAGCTGCTCGTGAACGGGACCGAGGTTCCTTTTGGTGCAGACGGCACGTTTACGTACAATTATTCGCTCACCGCCGGCATTAATTATATCGAGGTTCTGGTGCTGAAGAACGGGATTGAACAGGATAAGCAGGAGCTTGCGGTGTTCGCAAGACCGGGCTTTTCGTCTGAGAAAGAAGTCATTCTCTGGGTTGACCAGGCATCGAATGTGCGGAAATTCCAAAGCAGCGAGCAAGTCCGGGAATTCCTGGAGAGAGCCAAGGATACGGGCGTTACTTCCATCGCTTTGGACGTGAAGGGCGTGGAGGGCTATGTATCGTACAAAAAGAACGACCTCACGGGAAGGCCTTACGTCAGCGAGATCAAGGCGCCGGAGAAGGCCGGAGCAAGCCCGGATCTCGATCTGCTGCAGGAATTCATCGATCACGGCCATGCGCTGGGATTGAAGATTCATGCGGCGATCAATGTATTTGCCGAAGGCTCGATCGCTCATAATGAATACGCCGTGCTCAACGATCATCTGGACTGGGAGGAGCGCGTCTACTTCGCGGAGAACAACGGCGAGATCAAGCGCCTTCGGGAAAGCAACAAGCAGGGGCTCGTCGCTTTTGTCAATCCGGCCAATGACGAGGTCCGCGATTACCAGCTGAAGACGTTTGAGGAAATCATCAAAAACTATGACGTGGACGGCATCGTTCACGACCGCAGCCGTTACGATAACGAGGGGGCTGATTTCAGCGAGGAAACTCGCGTGAAGTTCGAGCAGTTCCTCCAGGCCCAAGGCAAGCAGTTGACCAATTGGCCGAACGATATTTTTTACTATGAGAACAATGTGCGGGTATATGGTCCGCTGATTCAAGAATGGTGGGAATTCCGCTCCGGAACGATCCAAAGCTTCTTCCGGGAGGTAAAAGAGCTGGCGGATTCCTATGAGGCTACCAAGGGCAAGACGATCCAGGTGTCCTCTTACGTCGGCTCCTGGTATGAAACCTATTACTTAAACGGCGTGAACTGGGGCAGCAAAAACTTCAGGTACCATCCTGCGCTCGGCATGCCGGACGAATCGGTGTATACGCCGGATTATTATGAGACGGGATACATTGAGTATCTGGATTTCCTCATGATCGGGGCTTATCAAACGACCAGTCAGGAGATTCAGAAGTACATTACGCTCGGCAATATTGTGACGAACGGGGAGATTCCGCTGTATGCAGGAATCGCCATGAACAACGTGCAGGCGCCAGCGGTGCAGCGGGAAGTATTCCAAGCCGGATTGAAGAATACGAACGGCCTGATGCTGTTCGACGCCTCCCAGGTCAACTGGCCGATCGCCAAGGCAGCGCTGCAGGACCGGGAATGGGTGAAGGACTACCAGCTCGGGATGAGCTTGCCGAATAGCCCGGATACGTTCCTGGAAGGCAACTATTATAATGTCAACCGCATTGAAGGGAACATCAACGTCATGACCGAGGCCTTCGGCTATTCTACGGGCACCAACCGGTTTGGCGTCGAGGTCGTTGTCGATAATACCGGTCAGGTTACGAAAGTCGTGAACCGCAATCAGGCCATCAAATGGAGCTGGGGATCACCGGAGGAGAACAACAGCGTCATCCCTCAGGGCGGCTTCGTCATATCCACGCTGGACCCGTCCGGCACGAGAACGCTGCGTCAGCTCGTGGCGAACGCCTACAATACGGGTGATCAGGTGCGTTCCGCGGTATTAAGCGGACTGATGGATGATGAGGGGAAAGAGACACGGGACAGCCAGCTTCAGCTCGAAGGTCAGGTCGAAGTTCTTGGACCCGGCAAGGCTACCGTAAATGTAAACGGCGGCGAAGCGTCGGTGTCCACAAACGGAAAATTTACGGCTGCAGTTCCGCTGGCAACCGGCGTCAACTCGGTTACGGTCGACGTGTACGTTGACAACTATAAGACCAACAGCAAAACGTTCGAGGTGATTCGGACATCAACGGGAGGCGGGGGCTCGAACCCTGGTAACCCTGGAAATCCGGGAGGCGGATCCGGTGGAGAGCCTCCGATTCCTCCTAAACCGGAAGAGCCGCGCCTAAACATCAAGAAAGAGACGGGCGCGGACGGACGGACCGTTGTGACAGCTGATGCGAATGAGAAGCGGATGCTGGCGGATATTGAACAGCTGCGCAAGCAAACAGCGCCGTCTCGTGTGCTTGCGTATGCATTCGACGAAGCGGCGGATTCCATCGTGCTGAACTTGCCGGCAAAAGGCATAAGCACAGCTGCAGCGGAGCTGCAAGGCGGCTCTATCACAGTGGAATCGACCTTCGGCAAGCTGGAGCTTCCAATTCAGGTGCTGCGGGAAATGCTGCAGCAGCAGGGGAATGCCGATACGCTTCAGATTCGGGTCGGCAGCGCCGCGAAAGCGGAGGAGGATGCGATCAGCAAAGCCTTACGGCAGGGAGCTTCCAAGCTCGGTGCATCCCTTGAGCTTTCCTTTGCCTGGAAACAGGGGGATACGGTGAAGCCGATCACTGCTTGGAAGGGGGCGCCGGCCAAGTTCACCAAGCCGCTGTCGGGAAGTGCCAACGCATCTGCTACATCGATTCTGAGATGGGATTCGGCTGCCGGTAAACTTTATTTCGTACCGGCGATAATCAGACCGGCCCATGCGGAGTTCAGATTCCGGGAAAGCGGAATTTATACGGCTGCCGCATATGAAAAGACGTTTGCGGATGTGAAGAATCACTGGTCCAATGAAGACGTCTCGCTGCTTGCCTCCAAGCACGTCATCGAAGGGCTCAGCGAGTCCCGGTTCGGTCCGAATGAGCAGGTAACGAGGGCCCAGTTTACGGCAATGCTCGTTCGGGCGCTCGGGCTGAAGGAGCAGGCGGACGATGCCGGCTTCCGGGACGTCGGGGCGGACGCTTGGTATGCTTCAGCTGTAGCGACGGCCGTGGAGCATGGATTGATTGAAGGCTTCAACAGCGGCGAGTTCAGACCGAATGACCGAATTACGCGGGAGCACATGAGCGTGCTGCTCGTCCGCGCAATGAAGCTAGCCGGAACCGAACTGGAGGCCGTTGATCCAGGCTCGGTGCTGGAGGGTTTCAAGGACCGTGACAGCATTGCGGGCTGGTCCGAGGAGGCGGTGTCGGCCATCGTGCATTCGGGCATTATGAAGGGACGCGGGTCCGAACGTTTTGCACCGGATGCCGAGTCTACCCGTGCCGAGGGCGCTGCCGTCTTGGCCAGAATGCTGGAAATGGCAGGTTATATGAACCGCTAA
- a CDS encoding carbohydrate ABC transporter permease, whose translation MDHKQALEGTNTTRGVIKMSLSEKCFNIFNYVFFIVMGLTTLLPFVNLIAKSLSSEGAVISGKVGLLPVGVQFETYKYVLQDSLFLNSLKNSILLTIVGTACSLLLTTITAYPLSKYRLRGRKWLLLMFVFTMLFSGGLIPTYLLMQNLNLVNTFPVLFLPAMVNVYNMLIIKNYFEGLPDSLEESAKLDGAGNIRILVSVILPLSLPVMATIGLFFAVAFWNDYFAAMIYITDPGLKPMQLYLKELLVSSSGDFLKDNVDAAINTTPQSIQASSILLATIPILLVYPFLQKYFVKGVLVGSVKG comes from the coding sequence ATGGATCATAAACAAGCACTGGAAGGAACCAACACCACCCGGGGCGTCATCAAGATGTCTCTGTCGGAAAAATGCTTCAACATTTTCAACTACGTCTTTTTCATCGTGATGGGATTGACGACATTGCTTCCGTTCGTGAACCTGATCGCCAAATCGCTGAGCAGCGAAGGGGCCGTCATTTCAGGCAAGGTGGGTTTGCTGCCGGTCGGCGTTCAGTTTGAAACGTATAAATATGTGCTGCAGGATTCGTTGTTCCTGAACTCGCTGAAAAATTCGATCCTGCTGACCATCGTCGGAACGGCCTGCAGCCTGCTGCTGACGACGATTACAGCTTACCCGCTATCCAAATACCGGCTGCGCGGACGGAAATGGCTGCTCTTGATGTTCGTGTTCACGATGCTGTTCAGCGGCGGTCTCATTCCGACGTACCTCTTGATGCAGAACTTGAACCTGGTCAACACGTTCCCGGTATTATTCCTGCCGGCCATGGTGAATGTGTATAACATGTTAATTATCAAAAACTATTTCGAAGGGCTGCCGGACTCGCTGGAGGAATCGGCCAAACTGGACGGCGCGGGCAATATCCGGATATTGGTCTCCGTCATCCTGCCGCTGTCCCTTCCGGTTATGGCAACGATTGGATTATTCTTCGCGGTTGCCTTCTGGAACGATTATTTCGCGGCGATGATTTATATCACCGATCCGGGACTAAAGCCGATGCAGCTGTATTTGAAGGAACTGCTCGTTTCCTCCAGCGGGGATTTTCTGAAGGATAACGTGGATGCAGCGATAAATACGACCCCGCAGTCCATTCAAGCCTCTTCGATTCTGCTCGCCACGATTCCGATTTTGCTCGTATATCCTTTCCTGCAAAAGTACTTCGTAAAGGGTGTGCTGGTCGGTTCGGTAAAAGGGTGA
- a CDS encoding DUF6953 family protein, which produces METTAQEVAEWMVKEIRFTGTLRQEDAIAYVKEHFGEQFVFVNENGNPSLSKDVKKAFRKLHGGRIAWDRDGFLWAWT; this is translated from the coding sequence TTGGAAACAACAGCACAGGAAGTCGCCGAGTGGATGGTAAAAGAAATTCGATTCACCGGAACCTTGCGCCAAGAGGACGCTATCGCGTACGTAAAGGAGCATTTCGGGGAACAATTCGTTTTTGTTAATGAAAACGGAAACCCGTCCTTATCGAAAGACGTGAAAAAAGCGTTCCGCAAGCTGCACGGTGGTCGGATCGCTTGGGATCGGGACGGCTTTTTATGGGCTTGGACGTAA